From one Luteolibacter sp. SL250 genomic stretch:
- a CDS encoding DUF1553 domain-containing protein, with product MKTHGLLLASAILLGSCQPEERPVMPDAPHRADAPKEESLPEKISFNDHIQPILSENCYHCHGPDSGTREPKSEPLRLDLADKAFAAREGGQPVIIKGDAAASMLMKLIRSTDEQEVMPPPASHKKLSARDISLVERWIQQGAEYQAHWSFIRPVRPDVPAGENAIDHFIKARLATEGLPPNPPEEARRFFRRLHLDLTGLPPSPEETEKFLAAPDPEPVIDALLASPAAAEHQARLWLDAARYADTHGIHIDNYRAIWPYRDWVVDAFATNMKWDRFTIEQIAGDLLPSPTLEQKIATGFNRCLATTGEGGAISEEYEAIYAKDRVETVSAVWLGLTTGCAACHDHKFDPVSTADFYSMAAFFRNNTMKAMDGNNAEHPPNIFAPLPADRERWTSLAGEIAKIDGEIAARKSAAKADFGAWLANAKIGSGDVTDPSLALHLPLNTGESISRGTVEGKPTEWTIPGGHRDGPLGPALLASSATTDLGDVGAISRSEKVSFGVHLYIEGTPSGAVIARMDPANQHRGWDLWLENGKVGTHFIDRWPDAANKIVAPEPLEPGKWHHVMVTFDGSQASHRTLTLFVNGKAVKKGPEPNTLGQDISTNASLRIGSRKDGANRLGGTVAIQDFRFYRRILPAGEIAAFSGQNQLQHFLSIPAEQRTKEQTAALFDHYLTGHDQPTLALLKALAPLTAEQTTLRQRGSVTLIMEEKKDSPATAHILERGVYSSKGALVPANIPVSLPAIPEEGPHDRLDLAKWLVNRGNPLTARVTVNRAWQQFFGTGIVESAGDFGIMGARPTHPKLLDWLAVEFMDSGWDHRHILKLIVTSATYRQSATISPEKLEKDPYNKLLARGPRQRMDAEVLRDMALSASGLLSAKTGGPPAKPYQPEGIWEAVAMPQSNTRSYKEDSGEGLYRRSVYTFWKRTAPPASMEILNAPSREVTCVRRDQTNTPLQALVLLNDPQFVESARQLATHAMKASADPAARLDFITARLLNRPLDAEERKIITRTFTDISASFTKDPKAAAELLATGGTPPDAALPPAELAAWTLLTSQILNLDEAVTR from the coding sequence ATGAAAACCCACGGGCTCCTGCTCGCATCAGCCATCCTTCTCGGTTCCTGCCAGCCGGAGGAACGTCCCGTCATGCCCGACGCTCCACACCGGGCGGATGCGCCGAAGGAGGAATCTCTGCCGGAAAAGATCAGCTTCAACGACCACATCCAGCCCATCCTCTCCGAGAACTGCTACCACTGCCACGGCCCGGACTCCGGCACGCGGGAGCCGAAAAGCGAGCCGCTGCGGCTGGACCTGGCGGACAAGGCCTTCGCCGCGCGGGAGGGCGGGCAGCCCGTCATCATCAAGGGGGATGCCGCCGCATCCATGCTCATGAAGCTCATCCGCTCCACGGATGAGCAGGAGGTTATGCCTCCCCCGGCCAGCCACAAGAAGCTCTCTGCGCGTGACATCTCCCTGGTGGAGCGGTGGATCCAGCAGGGCGCGGAGTATCAGGCGCATTGGTCCTTCATCCGGCCCGTGCGGCCGGACGTGCCCGCCGGGGAGAACGCCATCGACCATTTCATCAAAGCCCGGCTCGCTACGGAAGGCCTGCCCCCGAACCCGCCGGAGGAAGCCCGGCGCTTTTTCCGCCGCCTGCACCTGGACCTGACCGGCCTGCCCCCATCCCCGGAGGAAACAGAGAAATTCCTCGCCGCGCCCGACCCGGAACCGGTCATCGACGCCCTGCTGGCCTCCCCCGCCGCCGCGGAACACCAGGCCCGGCTGTGGCTGGACGCCGCCCGCTACGCGGACACCCACGGCATCCACATCGACAACTACCGCGCCATCTGGCCCTACCGCGACTGGGTGGTGGACGCCTTTGCCACGAACATGAAGTGGGACCGGTTCACCATCGAACAAATCGCCGGGGATCTGCTGCCCTCCCCCACGCTGGAGCAGAAGATCGCCACCGGCTTCAACCGCTGCCTGGCCACCACCGGCGAGGGCGGAGCCATTTCCGAGGAATACGAGGCCATCTACGCAAAGGACCGCGTGGAAACGGTGTCCGCCGTCTGGCTGGGCCTGACCACCGGCTGCGCCGCCTGCCACGACCACAAGTTCGACCCGGTGAGCACGGCGGACTTCTACTCCATGGCCGCGTTCTTCCGGAACAACACCATGAAGGCGATGGATGGCAATAATGCGGAGCATCCGCCGAACATCTTCGCCCCGCTGCCCGCGGACCGGGAGCGGTGGACGAGTCTTGCCGGGGAGATCGCGAAGATCGACGGAGAAATCGCCGCCCGGAAATCCGCCGCGAAGGCGGACTTCGGAGCATGGCTGGCGAACGCGAAGATCGGCTCCGGGGATGTGACGGATCCTTCCCTGGCACTCCACCTCCCGCTCAATACCGGAGAGTCCATCTCCCGCGGCACGGTGGAGGGCAAGCCCACGGAATGGACCATCCCGGGCGGGCACCGCGACGGCCCGCTGGGTCCCGCCCTGCTGGCCAGCTCCGCCACGACGGATCTGGGCGATGTGGGAGCCATCTCCCGCAGTGAGAAAGTCAGCTTCGGAGTGCATCTCTACATCGAGGGGACACCCAGCGGCGCGGTGATCGCCCGCATGGACCCTGCGAACCAGCACCGTGGCTGGGACCTGTGGCTGGAGAACGGGAAGGTCGGCACCCATTTCATCGACCGCTGGCCGGACGCCGCGAACAAGATCGTCGCGCCGGAACCTCTGGAACCCGGCAAGTGGCACCATGTCATGGTCACCTTCGACGGCAGCCAGGCCTCCCACCGGACGCTGACGCTTTTCGTCAACGGCAAAGCGGTGAAGAAAGGCCCGGAACCGAACACGCTGGGGCAGGACATCTCCACCAACGCCAGCCTGAGGATCGGCTCACGGAAAGACGGCGCGAACCGGCTGGGCGGCACCGTGGCGATCCAGGACTTCCGCTTCTACCGCAGGATCCTCCCCGCCGGGGAGATCGCCGCGTTCAGCGGGCAGAACCAACTCCAGCATTTCCTTTCCATCCCCGCGGAGCAACGGACGAAGGAGCAGACCGCCGCTCTCTTCGACCACTACCTGACGGGCCACGACCAACCGACACTGGCGCTCCTGAAAGCGCTGGCCCCGCTCACCGCGGAGCAGACCACCCTCCGCCAGCGCGGGTCCGTGACCCTCATCATGGAGGAAAAGAAGGACAGCCCCGCCACCGCCCACATCCTGGAGCGCGGCGTGTATTCCTCGAAAGGTGCGCTTGTCCCGGCGAACATCCCCGTCTCCCTCCCGGCCATCCCGGAGGAAGGTCCGCACGACCGCCTGGACCTCGCGAAATGGTTGGTGAACCGGGGTAATCCGCTGACTGCACGGGTCACGGTCAACCGCGCATGGCAGCAGTTTTTCGGCACCGGCATCGTCGAGTCGGCCGGGGACTTTGGCATCATGGGCGCGCGGCCCACCCACCCGAAGCTGCTGGACTGGCTGGCCGTCGAGTTCATGGACTCCGGCTGGGACCACCGCCACATCCTGAAGCTCATCGTCACCTCCGCCACCTACCGCCAGTCCGCCACCATCTCCCCGGAGAAGCTGGAGAAGGATCCCTACAACAAGCTGCTGGCCCGCGGCCCGCGCCAGCGGATGGATGCGGAGGTGCTGCGCGACATGGCGCTGTCCGCCTCCGGCCTGCTATCCGCGAAAACCGGCGGCCCGCCAGCGAAGCCCTACCAGCCGGAAGGCATCTGGGAAGCCGTCGCCATGCCGCAGTCCAACACCCGTTCCTACAAGGAAGACAGCGGCGAGGGCCTCTACCGGCGCTCCGTCTACACCTTCTGGAAACGCACCGCGCCGCCGGCTTCCATGGAGATCCTGAACGCCCCGTCCCGCGAGGTCACCTGCGTCCGCCGCGACCAGACGAACACGCCGCTGCAGGCGCTGGTCCTGCTCAATGACCCGCAGTTCGTCGAGTCCGCCAGGCAGCTCGCCACCCACGCGATGAAAGCCTCCGCAGATCCCGCCGCGCGGCTCGACTTCATTACCGCACGCCTGCTCAACCGCCCGCTGGACGCGGAGGAAAGGAAGATCATCACCCGCACGTTCACCGACATCAGCGCATCGTTCACGAAGGATCCCAAAGCCGCCGCCGAACTGCTGGCCACCGGCGGCACTCCTCCCGACGCCGCCCTCCCACCCGCGGAACTCGCCGCCTGGACCTTGCTTACCAGCCAGATCCTGAATCTGGATGAGGCGGTGACGAGGTAG
- a CDS encoding PEP-CTERM sorting domain-containing protein — protein MKTTLLLCAVGFASFAFSGKAVSQTITTTLVEINPNVPVNGSLDGSYFQNYPSGTLLFTDFQAFCVEPAQGLSYGQTVTFDLQDPQDLVNSVAISKLVGGFLASGGTALDAAAVQWAIWEVVAELSPTRSLGNGNVVLSPSSPTNPDGDAVAALANQYLANIDTFAPANIYYLTHPDYQNVVTWAIPEPGSVALAALSALVLFRRRR, from the coding sequence ATGAAAACAACTCTGCTGCTTTGTGCAGTGGGATTTGCCTCGTTCGCGTTCAGCGGCAAGGCTGTGTCCCAAACCATCACCACCACCCTGGTTGAGATCAATCCGAACGTGCCGGTCAACGGTTCCTTGGATGGAAGCTACTTCCAGAACTACCCGTCCGGTACTCTGCTTTTCACCGACTTCCAGGCATTCTGCGTGGAACCGGCCCAAGGGCTCAGCTACGGCCAGACCGTTACCTTCGACCTCCAGGACCCGCAGGATCTTGTGAACTCCGTCGCCATCTCGAAGCTGGTCGGTGGTTTCCTTGCATCCGGTGGAACCGCTCTCGACGCCGCTGCGGTCCAATGGGCCATCTGGGAAGTCGTCGCGGAGCTTTCCCCGACCCGTTCGCTCGGCAACGGTAACGTGGTCCTTTCGCCCAGCAGCCCAACCAACCCGGATGGCGACGCTGTGGCGGCACTGGCGAACCAATACCTGGCGAACATCGACACCTTCGCTCCAGCGAACATCTACTATCTCACGCATCCGGACTATCAGAACGTCGTCACTTGGGCGATTCCTGAGCCGGGCAGTGTCGCTCTTGCCGCACTCTCCGCGCTCGTGCTGTTCCGCCGCAGGCGCTGA
- the nadB gene encoding L-aspartate oxidase, giving the protein MTTDFLVIGAGIAGLSFALKAAKHGSVTVLAKGKLMESNTAWAQGGIAAVLPEEEREAGDTVEDHVRDTLDAGAGLCNEAAVRLIVEGADETIDDLIAHGVHFDRSGDHFQLGKEGGHSHRRILHSRDTTGREIARALIGAARNTPNITLLEDRVAIELITSSKLGSLTDDRVLGAYVLDAESGEVEVFRSDRVILATGGCGKVYLYTTNPDSATGDGVALAWRAGAAIANMEFIQFHPTCFYNPGATGPEARSFLVSEAVRGEGGILVNAKGEEFTKKIDPRGSLAPRDIVARAIDREIKRTGAPCVYLDVTHKPPGFMRERFPFIYETLLKFGLDCEKQRIPVVPAAHYQCGGVSTDVDGKTTLKGLFAIGEVACTGLHGANRLASNSLLEGNVMARRALDGMIRSYGPGKADSTPPPIPEWEHGDVAEPDELVVIYHNWDEIRRLMWDYVSIVRTDNRLRRAAARLRNLKKEVREFYWGHRVNVDILELRNLVAVASLVVECAIRRKESRGLHFTLDHPTADQASCRDTVIRKF; this is encoded by the coding sequence ATGACAACGGATTTCCTGGTGATCGGGGCGGGCATTGCGGGTTTATCGTTCGCCCTGAAGGCGGCGAAGCATGGCTCGGTCACGGTGCTGGCGAAGGGAAAGCTGATGGAGTCCAACACCGCTTGGGCGCAGGGTGGCATCGCCGCCGTGCTGCCGGAGGAGGAGCGCGAGGCGGGGGACACTGTGGAGGACCACGTGCGGGACACCCTGGATGCCGGCGCAGGTCTCTGCAATGAGGCCGCCGTCCGCCTGATCGTCGAGGGCGCGGACGAGACCATCGACGACCTCATTGCCCATGGCGTCCACTTCGACCGCAGCGGGGATCATTTCCAACTGGGGAAGGAAGGCGGGCACTCCCACCGGCGCATCCTCCACTCCCGGGACACGACCGGGCGGGAGATCGCGCGCGCGCTCATCGGGGCCGCCCGCAACACGCCCAACATCACGCTGCTGGAGGACCGCGTGGCCATCGAACTCATCACCAGCTCGAAGCTCGGCTCCCTGACGGATGACCGCGTGCTGGGGGCCTACGTGCTGGACGCGGAGAGCGGAGAGGTGGAGGTATTCCGCTCCGACCGCGTGATCCTGGCGACGGGCGGCTGCGGAAAGGTCTATCTCTATACCACCAACCCGGACTCCGCGACGGGGGACGGAGTGGCGCTCGCCTGGCGGGCGGGGGCGGCCATCGCGAACATGGAGTTCATCCAGTTCCACCCCACCTGTTTCTACAATCCCGGAGCGACCGGCCCGGAGGCACGTTCCTTCCTTGTCAGTGAGGCGGTGCGCGGGGAAGGCGGCATCCTGGTGAATGCGAAAGGGGAGGAGTTCACGAAAAAGATCGATCCGCGCGGTTCCCTGGCCCCGCGCGACATCGTGGCCCGCGCGATCGACCGCGAGATCAAGCGCACCGGCGCGCCCTGCGTCTATCTGGACGTGACGCACAAACCCCCGGGCTTCATGCGCGAGCGTTTTCCCTTCATCTACGAGACACTCCTCAAGTTCGGCCTCGACTGTGAGAAACAGCGCATCCCCGTGGTGCCCGCCGCCCACTACCAATGCGGCGGGGTTTCCACGGATGTGGATGGGAAAACCACGCTCAAGGGGCTGTTCGCCATCGGTGAGGTCGCCTGCACCGGCCTGCACGGTGCCAACCGCCTCGCCTCGAATTCATTGCTTGAAGGCAATGTCATGGCCCGTCGGGCGCTGGATGGAATGATCCGTTCCTATGGCCCTGGCAAAGCGGACTCCACCCCTCCACCCATCCCGGAATGGGAACACGGTGACGTCGCGGAGCCGGATGAGCTGGTGGTCATCTACCATAACTGGGATGAGATCCGCCGCCTGATGTGGGACTACGTTTCCATCGTCCGCACGGACAACCGCCTGCGGCGTGCCGCCGCCCGCCTGCGGAACCTCAAGAAAGAGGTCCGCGAGTTCTATTGGGGGCACCGTGTGAACGTGGACATCCTGGAACTGCGCAACCTCGTGGCTGTTGCCAGTCTCGTCGTGGAGTGCGCCATCCGGCGCAAGGAATCCCGAGGCCTGCACTTCACCCTCGACCACCCGACGGCGGACCAAGCTTCCTGCCGGGACACGGTCATCCGGAAGTTCTGA
- the bioD gene encoding dethiobiotin synthase — protein sequence MSFFITGTDTGVGKTYATRLILQSLREEGIDAVGYKPVSCGDRDDAIQLAEVSGGLELDEVNPVHLASALSPLVAGMLENNPVNPAELTAGYHQLANKHAKVIVEGAGGWEVPIAAGYRVSDLAADLGLPVVVVAANKLGALNHIILTVEAIKAKGLTCAGIVLNQLEDEMDTAMITNKGMVEELTGVPLLEHLIFNQNFLDPEGFLHL from the coding sequence GTGAGTTTCTTCATCACCGGCACCGATACCGGCGTGGGCAAGACCTACGCCACCCGCCTCATCCTCCAGTCCCTGCGTGAGGAGGGGATCGACGCCGTGGGCTACAAGCCCGTCTCCTGCGGTGACCGCGATGACGCCATCCAACTGGCGGAGGTGTCCGGCGGTCTGGAGCTGGATGAAGTGAACCCCGTCCACCTCGCCTCCGCGCTGTCCCCGCTGGTGGCCGGCATGCTGGAAAACAATCCGGTGAACCCCGCCGAGCTGACCGCAGGCTACCACCAGCTCGCCAACAAGCATGCGAAAGTCATCGTCGAAGGCGCGGGCGGCTGGGAGGTCCCCATCGCCGCCGGCTACCGCGTTTCCGACCTGGCCGCGGATCTGGGCCTGCCGGTGGTGGTCGTCGCGGCGAACAAGCTGGGCGCGCTGAACCACATCATCCTGACGGTGGAGGCCATCAAGGCGAAGGGCCTGACCTGCGCCGGCATCGTCCTCAACCAACTGGAGGATGAGATGGACACCGCCATGATCACCAACAAGGGCATGGTCGAGGAACTGACCGGAGTACCGCTGCTGGAGCACCTCATCTTCAACCAGAACTTCCTGGATCCTGAGGGGTTCTTGCATCTTTGA
- a CDS encoding serine kinase, translating to MESVFVVQHLNILNEDEDQVKMIGVYRSHETAVAAVERLKIQPGFCEHPRIVDTLEDEDRRGFYVEEYALDQDHWREGYVTETYPID from the coding sequence ATGGAATCCGTATTCGTAGTACAGCACCTGAACATTCTCAATGAGGATGAAGATCAGGTGAAGATGATTGGCGTCTACCGGAGTCACGAGACAGCGGTGGCAGCCGTCGAACGCCTCAAAATCCAGCCTGGGTTCTGCGAACACCCCAGAATCGTGGATACCTTGGAAGATGAAGATCGCCGTGGTTTCTACGTCGAAGAATATGCATTGGATCAGGATCACTGGCGGGAGGGATATGTCACTGAGACGTATCCGATCGACTGA
- a CDS encoding transcription antitermination factor NusB: MPAKNFHVRQAAVSALRAWAKGHDYAETLIDRHADRRMLSSQDRGLLQAILFATLRHRRLLDHWIGILREGKLDPETRDVLRVGLVQILILGIPDHAAVNETVEAGKASVRSLINAVLRRAITSRKRLLDVEELPAAVVHSHPDWLYNRWRQEFGKANTISLMEWDNTPAENYFRVNPLAKADDFDPSTYPAVEGAPGFHELSGAPPTALLAAGKIYIQDPATRHAVDLLAPQPGEGVLDACAAPGGKAFLIAAALGSAENLLCTDSNEKRLPRLQENLERLHAGQAETAVHDWTKPAPEEWHGAFDAILLDVPCSNTGVIRRRVDVRWRLQAPDIEKLVVTQRKILEAALPCLKPGGRLVYSTCSIERAENAAQVEAFLAAHPELELVETRDALPFRDGTDGAFAALIRRKA; the protein is encoded by the coding sequence ATGCCCGCCAAGAATTTCCATGTCCGCCAAGCCGCCGTCTCCGCCCTCCGGGCGTGGGCGAAGGGCCATGACTATGCCGAGACGCTGATCGACCGCCACGCGGACCGGCGGATGCTTTCCTCCCAGGACCGCGGGCTGCTGCAGGCCATCCTTTTCGCGACACTGCGCCACCGCAGGTTGCTGGACCACTGGATCGGCATCCTGCGTGAGGGCAAGCTGGACCCGGAGACGCGGGATGTCCTGCGCGTCGGGCTGGTGCAGATCCTTATTCTGGGCATCCCGGACCACGCGGCGGTGAACGAGACGGTGGAGGCGGGCAAGGCCAGCGTCCGCTCCCTGATCAACGCGGTGCTGCGACGCGCGATCACGTCGCGGAAGCGGCTGCTGGATGTGGAGGAACTGCCCGCCGCGGTGGTGCATTCCCACCCGGACTGGCTCTACAACCGCTGGCGGCAGGAGTTCGGAAAGGCAAACACCATTTCCCTGATGGAGTGGGACAACACGCCCGCCGAAAACTATTTCCGGGTGAACCCGCTGGCAAAGGCGGACGACTTCGACCCGTCCACCTATCCCGCCGTCGAGGGCGCCCCCGGCTTCCATGAGCTGTCCGGCGCTCCACCCACCGCCCTGCTGGCCGCCGGGAAGATCTACATCCAGGACCCGGCCACCCGCCACGCGGTGGACCTGTTGGCCCCGCAACCCGGCGAGGGCGTGCTGGACGCCTGCGCCGCCCCGGGCGGAAAGGCATTCCTCATCGCCGCCGCACTCGGCTCCGCAGAGAACCTGCTCTGCACGGACTCCAACGAAAAACGCCTCCCCCGCCTGCAGGAAAATCTGGAGCGCCTCCACGCCGGGCAGGCGGAAACCGCCGTCCATGACTGGACGAAGCCCGCCCCGGAGGAATGGCACGGCGCGTTCGATGCCATCCTGCTGGACGTCCCATGCTCGAACACCGGAGTGATCCGCCGCCGCGTGGATGTCCGCTGGAGGCTGCAGGCCCCGGACATCGAGAAACTCGTCGTCACCCAGCGCAAGATCCTGGAGGCCGCCCTGCCTTGCCTGAAGCCCGGCGGACGCTTGGTCTATTCCACCTGCTCCATCGAACGCGCGGAGAACGCCGCCCAGGTGGAGGCGTTCCTGGCCGCCCATCCGGAGCTGGAACTGGTGGAAACCCGCGACGCGCTGCCTTTCCGTGACGGCACGGACGGGGCCTTCGCCGCGCTGATCCGGAGAAAGGCGTAG
- a CDS encoding autotransporter-associated beta strand repeat-containing protein, which translates to MKTRLFPAFVVACISLPGSLSAIPLYWDGSAGSAFSNAENWSTDAAGNVNPDSLIPGASDVATFNATSLVTGSLSPQIVDLGGNISVSGLNYTGQSNRLTLQGGGSNVVLSIGAGGIVASGATNTTDPPTKVFTIGSTTANQNVAISLTADQSWLSNISGTGTSTDGIFVRNGVSLGVAGAHTLTLGGSSTSTPLNTISGVISDGGADRSLSISMAPGASNGNNRWTLSGNNTYSGATTVSQGALTIGHVNALGSTSSGTVVQSGAGLFFRGDVGTMAAEALTLSGNGPDSKGALRNVNGTNTWTGAITLASGTVSIGADAGTLTLASTANISTNVASTTLQFVTTSATATSALTVNGNISGAISVNKGPGSNNSPNATVTFGTTAKTYTGSTAVTSGILALNTGLTNTSAVTVAAGATLRGNNGSINNLATTTINGRLAPGATLLPEIGSLTMGRLDFAATSTLAIDINSSTATSDLITLDGLTGNLNITEGSILTLNDLGGASLVNGALMFIKYSGVWNGQRFTYGGNLINDNDQITLNGNQFQLDYDFVNGADKGVALVVVPEPAAAGLVAFGALVLGLRRRRAAA; encoded by the coding sequence ATGAAAACCCGCCTTTTTCCGGCCTTCGTTGTCGCTTGCATTTCACTCCCAGGTTCGCTGAGCGCGATTCCGCTCTATTGGGATGGCAGTGCCGGTTCCGCTTTCAGCAATGCGGAAAACTGGTCCACGGATGCCGCCGGGAATGTGAACCCGGATTCGTTGATCCCTGGTGCTTCAGATGTGGCGACGTTCAACGCGACGTCCCTGGTAACGGGCAGTTTGTCTCCGCAGATCGTTGATCTGGGCGGGAATATTTCGGTCTCCGGCCTCAATTACACCGGCCAATCCAACCGGCTTACCCTGCAGGGTGGAGGATCCAATGTGGTGCTTTCCATTGGTGCGGGCGGCATCGTGGCTTCCGGTGCCACGAACACCACTGATCCTCCTACGAAGGTCTTCACGATCGGGAGCACCACGGCCAACCAGAATGTGGCCATCTCCCTCACAGCAGACCAGAGCTGGCTTTCCAATATCAGCGGAACGGGAACCAGTACCGATGGGATATTCGTTCGCAACGGTGTGAGTTTGGGAGTCGCCGGTGCCCATACGCTGACTTTGGGAGGAAGTTCCACTTCCACCCCGTTGAACACCATCTCGGGTGTGATCAGCGACGGAGGTGCCGACCGGTCCCTCTCGATCAGCATGGCTCCCGGTGCATCCAACGGCAACAACCGCTGGACCCTTTCCGGAAACAACACCTACTCGGGCGCCACGACCGTCAGCCAAGGTGCGCTGACCATCGGCCATGTGAATGCACTGGGCTCCACTTCTTCCGGGACGGTGGTGCAGTCGGGTGCCGGTCTCTTTTTCCGTGGGGATGTGGGCACCATGGCGGCGGAGGCTCTCACACTGAGCGGCAACGGCCCGGACTCGAAAGGCGCGCTCCGTAATGTCAATGGGACCAACACCTGGACGGGAGCCATCACCCTCGCGTCCGGCACGGTTTCCATCGGAGCCGATGCCGGCACCCTCACCCTGGCCTCCACGGCGAACATTTCGACCAATGTCGCCTCCACGACCCTCCAGTTTGTGACCACCAGCGCTACGGCCACCTCCGCTCTGACAGTGAATGGCAACATTTCCGGCGCGATCTCGGTCAACAAGGGGCCCGGCAGCAACAACTCCCCGAACGCCACGGTCACATTCGGAACCACCGCGAAGACCTATACCGGCAGCACCGCCGTCACCAGCGGCATCCTCGCTCTCAACACCGGTTTGACGAACACATCGGCGGTGACCGTGGCGGCAGGCGCCACGCTGCGGGGGAACAACGGATCCATCAACAATCTCGCGACCACGACCATCAATGGCAGGCTGGCACCCGGCGCGACGCTGCTGCCTGAAATCGGAAGCCTGACCATGGGCCGTCTTGATTTCGCAGCCACTTCCACTCTCGCGATTGACATCAATTCCTCCACCGCAACTTCGGATCTCATCACGCTGGATGGACTCACGGGCAATCTCAACATCACGGAAGGGTCGATCCTGACGCTCAATGATCTCGGGGGAGCGTCCTTGGTCAATGGCGCGCTGATGTTCATCAAATACAGCGGCGTCTGGAATGGCCAGCGGTTCACCTACGGCGGAAATCTGATCAATGACAATGACCAGATCACGTTGAACGGAAACCAGTTCCAGCTTGACTACGATTTCGTGAACGGTGCCGACAAAGGCGTGGCGCTGGTCGTGGTGCCGGAACCGGCGGCCGCCGGGTTGGTGGCGTTCGGCGCTCTGGTACTGGGGCTGCGCAGGCGCAGGGCAGCCGCGTGA